AGGCGGACCGCACCGACACGGCGCCCGTCACCAGTTCGCGGTTGGCGGTACGCGGGTTACGGGCGTCGATCTCGCGGTCGATGATCCGGTTGCAGGCCATCGCGAACGTGCGCAGGCCCACCATGCACACCGTGACCAGCAGCAGCGTCACCCAGTCGATGCGCCCGTCGATCCGGAACATGGCCGTCAGCGCGGCGATGTAGGCGAAGGGCAGCGCGAAGACGGAATGCTCGATCATCACCAGGCGCAGGAACGCCTTGGTGCGGCCGGGACCCGGGACCGCCGCGGCCGAAGCGCTCACAGGCCGTACTCCTTCCAGCGGCGGTCGACCAGCGCCGCCGTGTCCGGGTCGGAAAGCACCATCTCGGGCCAGCCGCCGTCCCGGGTGTAGCCCTCCTCAAGCCACTTCCTGGTCGCGTCGACACCCGCCTTGCCGCCCCAGAACTGCTGGTACGAGGAGTGGTCAAGGTGGTCCACCGGGCCCTCCACGACCGTCAGGTCGCGGGCGTAGTCCGTGTTGCCGAGGGCCCGCCAGGCGACCTCGTGCAGATCGTGGACGTCGCAGTCGGAGTCCACGACCACGATCAGCTTGGTCAGCGACATCATGTGCGCGCCCCAGATGGCGTGCATCACCTTCTGGGCGTGCTTCGGGTACTTCTTGTCGATCGAGACGATCGCACAGTTGTGGAAGCCGCCGGCCTCGGGCAGGTGGTAGTCCACGATGTCCGGGACGATGACCTTCAGCAGCGGGAGGAAGAAGCGCTCGGTGGCGCGGCCCAGCGGGCCGTCCTCGGTCGGGGGGCGGCCGACCACGATCGACTGGAGCAGCGGGCGCCGGCGCATCGTCACACAGTCGATGGTCAGCGCCGGGAAGGGCTCCTGCGGGGTGTAGAAGCCGGTGTGGTCGCCGAACGGGCCCTCGGGCAGCATCTCGCCGGGCTCCAGCCAGCCCTCGATGACGACCTCGGCGTTCGCCGGGACCTGGAGCGGGACGGTCTTGCAGTCGACCATCTCGATCCGCTTGCCCTGGAGAAAACCCGCGAAGAGGTACTCGTCGATGTCGCCGGGGAGCGGCGCGGTCGAGGCGTAAGTCACGGCGGGCGGGCAGCCGAAGGCGATCGCGACCGGCAGCCTCTCACCGCGCCGCGCCGCCACCTGGTAGTGGTTGCGGCTGTCCTTGTGGATCTGCCAGTGCATGCCGATGGTGCGCTTGTCGTGGCGCTGGAGGCGGTAGAGCCCGAGGTTGCGGACGCCGGTCTCGGGGTCCTTGGTGTGGGTCAGCCCCAGGTTGAAGAACGAGCCGCCGTCGTCGGGCCAGGTGAACAGCGCGGGCAGCTGCTCCAGATCGACCTCGTCACCGCGCAGCACGACCTCCTGCACCGGGGCGTCCTTGACCTTCTTCGGCGGCACATGGGTCATGGCGCCCAGCTTCCCGAACGCCTCGCGTACGCCCATGAACCCGTGCGGCAGCTCGGGCTTGAGCAGCCCGCCGATCTTCGCGCTGATCTCGTCGTACGACTTCAGGCCCAGCGCCTTGAGGAGGCGGCGGTCCGTGCCGTAGACGTTCATCGCCAGCGGCATGGCGGAACCGCGCACGTTCTCGAAGAGCAGAGCGGGGCCGCCGGACTTCTGGACCCGGTCGACGATCTCCCCGACTTCGAGGTAGGGATCGACTTCGGCCTTGATGCGCTTGAGGTCGCCCTCGCGCTCCAGTGCACGCAGCAGCGAGCGAAGATCGTCGTAAGCCATGCCGTCCAGTATCTGCCACTCGCTAGGCTGGAACCGTCACGGGGGCCGCTAACCGGCCCCGATCTCCGCACGCAGGGGGCCGCCAATGTTCCGGGTGCTGATGTTCTTGGTGCCGCTGGCGCTCAGCATCTACGCCTTCATCGACTGCATCTCCACGGACGAGAAGGAGATCAGGTACATCCCCAAACCGATCTGGGCGATCCTCGTGCTGCTGTTCCCGCTCGTCGGGTCGATCTCCTGGCTGATCGCGGGGAAGGACCGGTCGGCGCGGCGCCCTTCGCGGCGCGGCGGCGGCGGCGGATGGGTGGCGCCGGACGACAATCCGGAGTTCCTGAAGTCGCTGGGTGACGAGAACCGCCAGGCCAAGGACGTCGAGCCCGGCCGGGAACGGGACGGCGAGCGGAGCGGCGAGCAGGGCCCGGGGCGCGACGAGGACAGCGCTCGCGAGCAGGAGCGACGCAGGCGGGACGGCGGCGAATCCGGCGGTGGCCAGGCCTGACGAGGGCCGTCCGGCTGACCGGCTGACCGGCTGACGAGAGTCGGCCCGTCTGGCGCCTGACTCCCTGCTCCTGACCGGGTCTCATCGCCCGAAGCCGCGTCGCTCTGGCATCCGGCGCCGCCTGCGCGGGACAGTGGGCGCATGGACCAGGAGCAGGCACGGCGGTGGCTGACCACCGCGCTCGACGAAGCCCGCGCGGGGCTCGCCGAGGGCGGTATCCCCATCGGCGCGGCCCTCTACGGCCCGGACGGCGCGCTGCTCGGCCACGGGCGCAACCGCCGCGTACAGGACGGTGATCCCTCACTGCACGCCGAGACCGCCGCGTTCCGCGCTGCGGGGCGACGGCGCTCGTACCGGGGCACGACGGTGGTCACCACCCTGTCCCCCTGCTGGTACTGCGCAGGGCTCGTGCGGCAGTTCGGCATCTCGCGGGTGGTGGTCGGCGAGGCGGACACCTTTCCCGGCGCCCAGGGCTGGCTGGCCGCGCACGGGGTGGATGTGATCGTGCTCAAGGACCCGGACTGCACGGCCCTGATGCGCGAGTTCATCCGTACCAGCCCCGAGCTGTGGAACGAGGACATCGGCGATGACACATGACGTGATCCCGGTCATCGCCCTGGAGCCGTGGTTCTCCGGGGACCCGGCCGCCCGCGCCGGGACCGCCGCCACCGTCGACGCCGCGCTGCGCACCGCTGGGTTCCTGCTGGTCACCGACCACGGTGTGGACCCGGAGCTGGGCGGCCGGATCCGGGAGTCGGCGCATGACTTCTTCAAGCTGCCGCCGGCGGCCAAGGAGCCGTACGGGGTCAAGGTCGGCGGGCGCGGCTGGCTCGGTCCGGGTGCGGAGGCCAACGCATACGCCGAGGGCACCCCGACACCGCCCGACCTGAAGGAGTCGCTTTCCTTCGCGGCGGACGAGCCGATCGGGGTCCCGGCGGTGGACGCCGAGTGGTTCCTGCCCAACAACTGGCCGCGTGAGGTGCCCGCGCTCAGACCTGCCGTGGAGGCGTATCTGCGGCAGATGCGGGAGCTGTCGGACCGTCTGCTCGGGCTGCTCGGTGCCGCGCTCGGTGGGCCCGAGGATTTCTTCACCCGGCACACAGGCCATCCGACCTGGGGTTTCAACATCAACTGGTATCCGGGCCGTGACACCGTCGGGGAGCCGGAGCCGGGGCAGTTCCGGATCGGCCCGCACACCGACTTCGGCACGGTCACCGTGCTCGACCGGCAGGCCGGCAAGGGCGGACTCCAGGTGTTCACGGACACCGGAGGCTGGCAGGACGCACCCTGGGTGCCCGGTTCGCTGACCGTCAACATCGGCGATCTGATGGCCCGCTGGACGGACGGCCGCTGGTGCTCGGGCCGCCACCGGGTGCTGCCGCCGCCCGCCGACATACCGGCTGAGGAGCTGATGTCGCTCGTCTACTTCTACGAGTGCGACCCGGGCACGGATGTCCGGGGCATCGACTCGCACGCGTACCTGCGGGCCAAGCTGGACTCGATCACGGTCGGCTGAGGTAGTCGGCGCGCAGTTCGCGGAAGCGTTCCGGTGTCCGGGCTCCCCAGTCGGCGGGGTGCCCGTCGAGCGCCCGTTCGAGGTACTCGAAGTGCTGGTGCCAGCCCGCCAGGTTGTCGAGGCGCTGCTCGTCGGTCCCGGTGAACTCGTTGGTGAAACGCAGCACGGTCGCGAGCGAGTCGGCGGGCGCCGGTTCCAGGTGGAAGCGGATCCGGCCGTGCGGCTCGACGGTGTACTCGGCGACGGACTCCATGTCCCAGGCGGTCACACGCCCGGTGGCCACCGTCCCCTCGACATCGCCGGGGGCGTTGAGCCAGCGCAGCCGTACCCCGCCGCCCAGGTGTGTCTCCAGCAGGTCGGCGACCGCCAGCCACTGCGGCAGACCCTCCGGAGTCGCGACGGCCGCCCATACCCGTACGACCGGATGGGGCAGCCGCACCACGAAGTGCAGAAGGTGGGTCGCGGTGCCGTCCCCGCCGTCGCGGGTCTCGCTGGTGCCATGAGGGATCGGTTCGCTCATGGCACCAGCGTGGCCCGAGCGGCCGGGGGTCGCTACCGCGTGCGCCCACCCGGCCGACCGCGTATCGCCGACCGGAGCCGGGAAACGGGAGGCGGACGACTGGCGGCGGGGGCGGACGTGGGCGCGGGTCAGACGCCCGCGTAGCCGTGCAGGCTGTTCACGAACAGGTTGACCCCGTAGTAGTTGAAGAGGAAGCAGGCGAAGGCGACCAGCGCGATGTACGCAGCCTTGCGGCCCTTCCAACCGGCGGTGGCACGGGCGTGCAGATACGACGCGTACGCCACCCAGGTGATGAACGACCAGACCTCCTTGGCGTCCCAGCCCCAGTAGCGGCCCCAGGCGTCACCGGCCCAGATCGCACCGGCGATGATCGTGAAGGTCCACAGCGGGAAGATCGCCGCGTTGACGCGGTACGCGAACTTGTCCAGGCTGGCCGCCGACGGCAGCCGCTCCAGCACCGAGCGGGCGAAGGAGCCGGGGCTGCCACCGGTGGCCAGCTTGTTCTCGTACGAGTCGCGGAAGAGGTAGAGCGCGGTCGCGACGAAGCCGAGGTAGAAGACCGCCCCGCAGAAGATCGCGGTCGAGACGTGGATCCACAGCCAGTAGGAGTGGAGCGCCGGGACGAGCTGGTCGCTCTCGGTGTAGAGCCAGGTGGTGGCGATGCCGAGGTCCAGCAGCACCGTGGTCACCAGCGGCAGCCCGATCCAGCGGACGTTCTTCTTCGCCAGCAGGAAGCCGAGGTAGGCGCCCACCGCCACGGTGGAGAAGGTGGTGGAGAACTCGTACATGTTGCCCCAGGGGGCCCTCTGCACCGACAGCGCGCGGGTGATGACACCGGCGGCCTCGACCAGGAAGGCCAGGGCGGTCAGCGAGACCGCGATCCGTCCGTAGAGGTCGCCCTTGACGGTGCCGCCGGCCGCTCCGGGGCCGTCCGGGACGTCGCGCTGTCCGGCGGCCGCACGGGTGACGACCTTGGGGTGCTCCAGGACGCCGGTGCCGCCGACCTGCCGGGTGACACGGACCGCCGGTGCGGCGGCGGCCGCCGGGGCGGCGGAGGTCAGCGCGGCGGCGGTGCGCCCGACCTTGCTGCGGCTGCCGAACACCCACTCGGCGATATGCGCGAGGAAGGCCAGCGTGTAGACGGCCATCGAGGAGTAGATCAGCCCGTTGCTGAACTCCGCGAGGCTCTCGTTGGTGGCGGCGGCGAGCGTCACTTGTCGGCCCCTTCGGAAGGCTTGGCTTCGGCTTCGGCTTCGGCTTCGGCTTCGGCTTCGGCTTGGGATACGGGTTCGGATGCGTCGGCTTCCGCCCCGGCATCGGATTCGGCCGCAGGCCCGGATGCGGTCGGCGCCTGAGCGTGCAGCAGTTCGGCCAGCTCCGCCAGCTCCTCCGGCAGCTTCGCCGATTCGGTGCGGCCGAGCCCTGCCAGCTCGACCACGGTCAGCCCCGTGCCGGAGTCATCGCGCACGGCGCGCACCCAGACCCGGCGCCGCTGGATGAACAGCGAGCCGACGAGTCCGGCGATCGCGGCGACGGCGCCCGCGAGGGCGAGGCTGTTGCCGGGCTGCTGGGAGACCTGGAAGCTGGCCCACTCCTTGATCTCCTTCTCGAAGGTGACCGAGCCGGCTCCGTCGGGCAGCTTCATCGTCTCGCCGGGCAGCAGCGTCTGCTTGAACACATCGCCCTGGGCGGTCTTGAACGGGGTCAACCCGCTGGTGTCCAGCTGGTACACGTTCTGCGGGACTCCGCGGTTGCCGCCCAGGTCACCGTGGTACGCGCCGAGGTTCAGCGCCGGGAAGACCAGCCCCGGGAACTGGGAGAACATCTGTCCCTGGCCCTTGCCCGCATACGTCGGCACGAAGAAGGCGGGGAAGCCGAGCTGCTCCTTCTTGCCCTTCGCGTCCCGGTAGCCGTCCCGCACCTTGATGACGCCGGTGGAGGTGACATTGCTGTCGACGGGCAGCAACGGCACGGCGCCCCTGTACACCTGCTTGCCCCTGCCGTCCCGGACGGTCACCACCGGGGCGTAGCCGTGGGAGAGCAGATAGACCTTGGCGCCGTCGATCTCCAGGGGCTCGTTGACCTTGATGGTCCGCTTGCGCTCCTTGCCGCCGACGCCCTCGGTGTAGGTCACCGCGGCCTCGAAGGTGCGCGGCGTGCCCCGCTGCGGTCCCTTGGCCTCGTACGTACCCGTGAACCGGTCCAGGGTGAAGCTGAACGGGACCAGCTCGTCCACGTCGAACAGCGAGCCGGACCTGAAGTCGTCGTACTGGGTGAGCGTGTTGGAGAAGCCGCTACCCTCGACGATCAGCTTGCCGCCCTCGGACTTGAACAGCTGTCCGACGGCGAAGGCCACCAGCATGACGATCAGCGAGACATGGAAGACGAGGTTGCCCACCTCGCGCAGATAGCCCTTCTCGGCAGCGACCGCGTCGCCCGTGACATGGGCGCGGAACCGGCGCTTGCGCAGCAGCCTGAGCGCGGCCTCGCGGACCGCCTCGGGGTCGGCGTCGGTGCGCCAGGTGGTGTGGGCCGGGAGCCGGGTGAGCCGCTTGGGGGCGCCCGGCGGGCGGCTGCGCAGCTGGCCGACGAACTGCCAGGTGCGCGGCACGATGCAGCCGATGAGCGACACGAACAGCAGGATGTAGATCGCGGAGAACCACACCGAGCCGTAGACGTCGAAGAGCTGGAGCTTGTCGAAGACCGGTGCCCAGAACTCGTGGTTCTGCTTCCAGGTGCGGACCTTCAGCTCGTCGGCGTCGCTCTGCGGGATGAGGGAGCCGGGGATGGCACCGAGCGAGAGCAGGAAGAGCAGGATCAGCGCGATCCGCATCGAGGTGAGCTGGCGCCAGAACCAGCGCACCCACCCGATGGTCTCGCGGAAGGTCCAGGCGACGGCACCGGCGGCGCCCGGCGTGCGCGGGCCTCCGAAGGAGCCGGGCACGGCACGCTCCTGGGGAGCGGTGGAGAGCTGCGCACCGGCCTTGCCGAGGTCACCGGAGTCACCTGAGTCGCCGGTGCCACCGGAGTCACGCGTGCCGCCCTGCCCGGGGGCGGGGGTCTCCTGCTCGGGGACCTCAGGCGTCCCGGCACAGGGGACCTGCGGACCGGTGGCGCTCTCACCGGTCGTGTCGGTCGTACTCATGGATCAGATCCCCACCTGGAAGCCGTCGGACCAGCCCTGCATTTCCTGTACGAGGGCGTCCCACGCACCCGTGAGCAGCAGCAGACCGGTGACGACCATCATGCCGCCGCCGATCCGCATCACCCACGCATAGTGCCGCTTCACCCATCCGAACGCACCGAGCGCCTTGCGGAAGGCGACGGCGGCGAGGACGAACGGCAACCCGAGCCCGAGGCAGAACGCGACCATGAGCAGGGCGCCGCGGGCCGCTGTGCCCTGCTCCAGGGCCAGGATGTTGACGGAGCTGAGTGTGGGCCCGATGCACGGGGTCCAGCCGACGCCGAACAGCACGCCCAGCAGTGGCGCACCGGCCAGGCCCGCCGTGGGCCGCTTGTGGAACCGGAACTCGCGCTGGGTGAGGAAGGGCATCAAGCCCATGAAGAAGATCCCCATGAGGATCATCAGCACACCGAGGACGATGCTGAGTGTCTCGCGGTGCTCCTGGAGGGTGTCGCCGAAGTAGCCGAACAGCGCCCCGCCCGACACGAAGACCGCCGTGAAGCCGAGCACGAAGAGCAGCGCCCCGGCGGCCATCCGGCCCCTCCTGGCCTCCGCCAGATCCGCGCCGGTGATCCCGGTCACATACGAGAGGTAACCGGGGACCAGCGGCAGCACGCACGGGGAGAAGAAGGAGACAAGGCCTCCCAGCACGGCGATGGGCAGCGCGAGCAGCAGCGCACCGCTGTAGACCGTCTCGTTCACGCTACTTCTCCGCGATCAGCGGGTCGATCATGGAGCGGAGCATCTCGTCGTCCACGGCGCGCAGGGCACGGGCGGCGATCTTTCCTTCCCGGTCCAGCACGAGCGTGGTCGGAATGGCCTGCGGGTTGAGGCTGCCCTTGGGGAATTCCAGGATCAGCTTGCCGATGGGGTCGTGGAAGCTCGGGTAGCCGACCCCGTAATCGTCCTCGAATTCGAGCGCCGCGCCGACCTCGTCGTCCCGGGTGTTGATACCGACGAACTCGACACCCTTGCTCTTGGTGTCCGTGGCGACCTTCTCCAGATACTCCGCCTCACCCCGGCAGGGCGCACACCAGGAGCCCCAGACGTTGATCACGGTGATCTTGCCCTTGTAGTCGGCCAGGGACAGCGGCTTTCCCTCAAGGTCCTTGCCGGTCAGCTCGGGCGCCGCCGTCCGCTTGCCCTTGGCGACGGTGGAGATCCCGCCGGTGCCGGTCACGAAGTTGGTGTCGTTGCCGCCACCGGACTTGCCATTGAGGTCGCCACTGCACGCCGACAGCGTGAGCACGGCGACGAGAGCGCCTGCTCCGGTGGCGAGAAGGATGCGTCGATGGGCGCGGACAAGGCTCATGTGAAAAGTTTCGCATGGGCGTTCAGGGGATCTACCGCACCCCCCTCCATGCCCGCAACGCCCCTTGTCAAGGACGCCTAAGCACGCCGATGTCCGCCCCTCGGAGAGCGATCACGGGCGATCACTGACGTTCAGGGGGCCGCTTTCAGGAAGGTCTTCCAGCCCCCTGCCGGGGCTTGACCGACTTCCAGACTCCGAAGCCTGGCGAGGACCTTCGGGTCCTGGACGTCCAGCCAGTCGCAGAACTGCCGGAACGACACCAGACGTACGTCCTTCTTCCCCGCCATCGCCTTCAGGGCTTCCTCGACGGCGTCCATGTAGATGCCGCCGTTCCACTGCTCGAAATGATTGCCGATGAAGAGCGGTGCGCGATTCGACTCATAGGCGCGGTCGAATCCGTTGAGATACGCCTGGGTGGCCTGCTTGCGCCAGCCGGGATAGCGCTCCGGATTCCCCTTGGTGGAGTTGTGCGACTGGTTGGCGAGGATGTTGTAGTCCATCGACAGCACCTCGAAGGAGTGCCCGGGAAAGGGCACCGCCTGGAGCGGCAGGTCCCACAGCCCGCCCCGCTGCCGCGGCCACTGCTGCCGACCGCCCGGCGAGCTGGCGTCATACCGCCAGCCGAGCTCCTTCGCAGTCGGCAGCAGATTGTCCTGCCCGAGCAGGCAGGGGGTGCGGGCGCCGACGAGTTCCCTGCGGTAGTCGAAGGGCAACGGGTCGATGTCCGTCCAGCCGCTGTTCGTCTTCCACTCGGTGACGAAGGACACGGCCTGGTCGATCTCACTCCGCCACTGCGCGGAGGTCCAGTTCCCGACCGAGCCGGAACCGCCGCAGAAATGCCCGTTGAAGTGCGTGCCTATCTCGTGGCCGTCCTGCCAGGCCTGGCGGACGTACTTCAGGGTGTCCTTTATGTGATCGTCGCTGAGATATCCGATGTCGGACGCGCCGACCGGGTTGCCCGGCGGCCGGTAGCTCTTCTTCTTCGCCTCGGGCAGCAGATAGATACCGGAGAGGAAGAAGGTCATCGCCGCGTCGTGGTTCCTGGCGAGTTCCAGGAACCGCGGGAAGAGGCCGTTGCCGACCTCGCCCGCGCCGTCCCAGGAGAACACCACGAACTGCGGCGGAGCCTGACCCGGCTGGAGCGGCACGGGCTTGTCCGGTTGGTTGGGCTGCTTCCCGGTGTCGGCGGTCGAACCGTCACCTATGGAACGGAAGGGCGGGGCGGACTTGCCTGGAGAGCCGGATGACGTGCCGTCACCCCCCGCTCCCCCGGACCGTC
This DNA window, taken from Streptomyces sp. SCSIO 30461, encodes the following:
- a CDS encoding menaquinone biosynthesis decarboxylase, which translates into the protein MAYDDLRSLLRALEREGDLKRIKAEVDPYLEVGEIVDRVQKSGGPALLFENVRGSAMPLAMNVYGTDRRLLKALGLKSYDEISAKIGGLLKPELPHGFMGVREAFGKLGAMTHVPPKKVKDAPVQEVVLRGDEVDLEQLPALFTWPDDGGSFFNLGLTHTKDPETGVRNLGLYRLQRHDKRTIGMHWQIHKDSRNHYQVAARRGERLPVAIAFGCPPAVTYASTAPLPGDIDEYLFAGFLQGKRIEMVDCKTVPLQVPANAEVVIEGWLEPGEMLPEGPFGDHTGFYTPQEPFPALTIDCVTMRRRPLLQSIVVGRPPTEDGPLGRATERFFLPLLKVIVPDIVDYHLPEAGGFHNCAIVSIDKKYPKHAQKVMHAIWGAHMMSLTKLIVVVDSDCDVHDLHEVAWRALGNTDYARDLTVVEGPVDHLDHSSYQQFWGGKAGVDATRKWLEEGYTRDGGWPEMVLSDPDTAALVDRRWKEYGL
- a CDS encoding PLD nuclease N-terminal domain-containing protein, with the translated sequence MFRVLMFLVPLALSIYAFIDCISTDEKEIRYIPKPIWAILVLLFPLVGSISWLIAGKDRSARRPSRRGGGGGWVAPDDNPEFLKSLGDENRQAKDVEPGRERDGERSGEQGPGRDEDSAREQERRRRDGGESGGGQA
- a CDS encoding nucleoside deaminase; translated protein: MDQEQARRWLTTALDEARAGLAEGGIPIGAALYGPDGALLGHGRNRRVQDGDPSLHAETAAFRAAGRRRSYRGTTVVTTLSPCWYCAGLVRQFGISRVVVGEADTFPGAQGWLAAHGVDVIVLKDPDCTALMREFIRTSPELWNEDIGDDT
- a CDS encoding 2-oxoglutarate and iron-dependent oxygenase domain-containing protein, giving the protein MTHDVIPVIALEPWFSGDPAARAGTAATVDAALRTAGFLLVTDHGVDPELGGRIRESAHDFFKLPPAAKEPYGVKVGGRGWLGPGAEANAYAEGTPTPPDLKESLSFAADEPIGVPAVDAEWFLPNNWPREVPALRPAVEAYLRQMRELSDRLLGLLGAALGGPEDFFTRHTGHPTWGFNINWYPGRDTVGEPEPGQFRIGPHTDFGTVTVLDRQAGKGGLQVFTDTGGWQDAPWVPGSLTVNIGDLMARWTDGRWCSGRHRVLPPPADIPAEELMSLVYFYECDPGTDVRGIDSHAYLRAKLDSITVG
- a CDS encoding SRPBCC domain-containing protein; this encodes MSEPIPHGTSETRDGGDGTATHLLHFVVRLPHPVVRVWAAVATPEGLPQWLAVADLLETHLGGGVRLRWLNAPGDVEGTVATGRVTAWDMESVAEYTVEPHGRIRFHLEPAPADSLATVLRFTNEFTGTDEQRLDNLAGWHQHFEYLERALDGHPADWGARTPERFRELRADYLSRP
- the ccsB gene encoding c-type cytochrome biogenesis protein CcsB, whose product is MTLAAATNESLAEFSNGLIYSSMAVYTLAFLAHIAEWVFGSRSKVGRTAAALTSAAPAAAAAPAVRVTRQVGGTGVLEHPKVVTRAAAGQRDVPDGPGAAGGTVKGDLYGRIAVSLTALAFLVEAAGVITRALSVQRAPWGNMYEFSTTFSTVAVGAYLGFLLAKKNVRWIGLPLVTTVLLDLGIATTWLYTESDQLVPALHSYWLWIHVSTAIFCGAVFYLGFVATALYLFRDSYENKLATGGSPGSFARSVLERLPSAASLDKFAYRVNAAIFPLWTFTIIAGAIWAGDAWGRYWGWDAKEVWSFITWVAYASYLHARATAGWKGRKAAYIALVAFACFLFNYYGVNLFVNSLHGYAGV
- a CDS encoding cytochrome c biogenesis protein ResB, with translation MSTTDTTGESATGPQVPCAGTPEVPEQETPAPGQGGTRDSGGTGDSGDSGDLGKAGAQLSTAPQERAVPGSFGGPRTPGAAGAVAWTFRETIGWVRWFWRQLTSMRIALILLFLLSLGAIPGSLIPQSDADELKVRTWKQNHEFWAPVFDKLQLFDVYGSVWFSAIYILLFVSLIGCIVPRTWQFVGQLRSRPPGAPKRLTRLPAHTTWRTDADPEAVREAALRLLRKRRFRAHVTGDAVAAEKGYLREVGNLVFHVSLIVMLVAFAVGQLFKSEGGKLIVEGSGFSNTLTQYDDFRSGSLFDVDELVPFSFTLDRFTGTYEAKGPQRGTPRTFEAAVTYTEGVGGKERKRTIKVNEPLEIDGAKVYLLSHGYAPVVTVRDGRGKQVYRGAVPLLPVDSNVTSTGVIKVRDGYRDAKGKKEQLGFPAFFVPTYAGKGQGQMFSQFPGLVFPALNLGAYHGDLGGNRGVPQNVYQLDTSGLTPFKTAQGDVFKQTLLPGETMKLPDGAGSVTFEKEIKEWASFQVSQQPGNSLALAGAVAAIAGLVGSLFIQRRRVWVRAVRDDSGTGLTVVELAGLGRTESAKLPEELAELAELLHAQAPTASGPAAESDAGAEADASEPVSQAEAEAEAEAEAEAKPSEGADK
- a CDS encoding cytochrome c biogenesis protein CcdA, producing the protein MNETVYSGALLLALPIAVLGGLVSFFSPCVLPLVPGYLSYVTGITGADLAEARRGRMAAGALLFVLGFTAVFVSGGALFGYFGDTLQEHRETLSIVLGVLMILMGIFFMGLMPFLTQREFRFHKRPTAGLAGAPLLGVLFGVGWTPCIGPTLSSVNILALEQGTAARGALLMVAFCLGLGLPFVLAAVAFRKALGAFGWVKRHYAWVMRIGGGMMVVTGLLLLTGAWDALVQEMQGWSDGFQVGI
- a CDS encoding TlpA disulfide reductase family protein is translated as MSLVRAHRRILLATGAGALVAVLTLSACSGDLNGKSGGGNDTNFVTGTGGISTVAKGKRTAAPELTGKDLEGKPLSLADYKGKITVINVWGSWCAPCRGEAEYLEKVATDTKSKGVEFVGINTRDDEVGAALEFEDDYGVGYPSFHDPIGKLILEFPKGSLNPQAIPTTLVLDREGKIAARALRAVDDEMLRSMIDPLIAEK